A genomic window from Martelella lutilitoris includes:
- a CDS encoding aspartate carbamoyltransferase catalytic subunit produces MVFFPHRHLIGIKGLSPIDIGTLLDKAEEAIAFNRSREKKNSVLRGLTQINLFFEASTRTQASFELAGKRLGADVMNMSVGNSSVKKGETLIDTAMTLNAMHPDVLVIRHASAGAAALLSQKVACSVINAGDGAHEHPTQALLDALTIRQAKGRLDNIVVAICGDILHSRVARSNIILLNTMGARVRVVGPATLLPAGIRDMSVEVFDNMEDGLRDADVVMMLRLQRERMSGAFVPSIREYFRFWGLDAEKLKAAKEDALVMHPGPMNRGVEIATDVADGPQSVIEKQVEMGVAVRMAVMETLMLSDNGGARA; encoded by the coding sequence ATGGTCTTCTTTCCCCACCGCCACCTGATCGGCATCAAGGGCCTTTCGCCCATTGATATCGGCACGCTTCTCGACAAGGCCGAAGAGGCCATAGCATTCAATCGTTCCCGCGAAAAGAAGAACAGCGTTCTGCGCGGGCTCACCCAGATCAACCTCTTCTTCGAAGCCTCCACCCGCACGCAGGCCTCGTTCGAGCTTGCCGGCAAACGCCTTGGTGCCGACGTGATGAACATGTCGGTCGGCAATTCATCGGTGAAAAAAGGCGAAACGCTGATCGACACGGCGATGACGCTGAATGCCATGCACCCGGATGTGCTGGTGATCCGACACGCCTCGGCGGGCGCTGCCGCGCTGCTTTCGCAAAAGGTCGCCTGCTCGGTCATCAATGCCGGCGACGGCGCGCATGAACACCCGACGCAGGCCCTGCTCGACGCGCTCACCATCCGCCAGGCCAAGGGGCGGCTCGACAATATCGTGGTCGCCATCTGCGGCGACATCCTGCATTCGCGCGTTGCCCGCTCCAACATCATCCTGCTCAACACGATGGGCGCGCGCGTGCGCGTCGTCGGACCGGCAACGCTTCTGCCCGCCGGGATCCGCGACATGAGCGTCGAGGTCTTCGACAATATGGAAGACGGGCTGAGGGACGCCGACGTGGTGATGATGCTGAGATTGCAGCGCGAGCGCATGTCCGGCGCCTTCGTGCCCTCGATCCGCGAATATTTCCGCTTCTGGGGGCTCGATGCCGAAAAGCTGAAGGCCGCCAAGGAAGACGCGCTGGTGATGCATCCCGGCCCAATGAACCGGGGCGTGGAAATTGCCACCGACGTTGCCGACGGCCCGCAGAGCGTGATCGAGAAACAGGTGGAAATGGGCGTCGCCGTGCGCATGGCCGTGATGGAAACGCTGATGCTCTCGGACAATGGAGGAGCACGCGCATGA